A single region of the Flavobacteriales bacterium genome encodes:
- a CDS encoding MoxR family ATPase, which translates to MSETYKNDVEAADALREISGKLKKEISKAIVGQDHVVEGVLMSIFCNGHSLLIGVPGLAKTLLINTISEVLDLSFNRIQFTPDLMPSDITGSEVLDDNRHFKFAKGPLFANIVLADEINRTPPKTQAALLEAMQEKTVTVSGVDHKLPKPFFVLATQNPIEQEGTYPLPEAQLDRFMFNITLDYPSEQDEIEIVKRTTGNIIPDIKKVIDANQIIAFQELVRKVPIADNVLEYAVKLVGKTRPNQAGASDFVKQYLGYGAGPRASQYLVLGAKCHALMHGKYSPDIEDVKAIANYVLRHRIVKNYKAEAEGISVEDIVSRLM; encoded by the coding sequence ATGAGCGAAACGTATAAAAACGATGTAGAAGCGGCAGATGCCCTTAGAGAAATATCCGGTAAACTAAAAAAAGAAATATCCAAAGCCATTGTAGGGCAGGACCACGTGGTGGAGGGTGTGTTGATGTCGATTTTTTGCAACGGCCACAGCTTGCTTATCGGGGTGCCCGGTTTGGCAAAAACACTGCTCATCAACACCATAAGCGAGGTGTTGGATTTGAGTTTTAACCGAATTCAGTTTACCCCCGATTTGATGCCATCAGACATCACTGGCTCTGAGGTGTTGGACGACAATAGACATTTCAAATTTGCCAAAGGCCCATTGTTTGCCAACATTGTATTGGCCGACGAGATAAACCGTACGCCACCCAAAACGCAAGCCGCATTGTTGGAAGCCATGCAAGAAAAAACGGTGACCGTTTCGGGTGTTGACCACAAATTGCCTAAGCCGTTTTTTGTACTTGCCACCCAAAACCCCATAGAGCAAGAAGGAACATACCCGTTGCCCGAAGCCCAATTAGACCGTTTTATGTTCAACATTACCCTCGACTATCCAAGCGAGCAAGACGAGATAGAAATTGTAAAACGCACCACCGGAAACATCATTCCCGACATAAAAAAAGTAATAGATGCCAACCAGATTATTGCTTTTCAGGAATTGGTAAGAAAAGTGCCCATTGCCGACAATGTGTTGGAATATGCTGTAAAATTAGTAGGCAAAACACGACCAAACCAAGCGGGAGCCAGCGATTTTGTCAAACAATATTTAGGCTATGGAGCAGGCCCAAGAGCCAGCCAATATTTGGTTTTGGGGGCAAAATGCCACGCCTTGATGCACGGCAAATATTCGCCCGACATTGAAGACGTAAAGGCCATTGCCAACTACGTTCTTCGGCACCGAATTGTTAAAAACTACAAAGCCGAAGCCGAAGGCATTTCGGTAGAAGATATTGTTTCGAGGTTGATGTAG
- a CDS encoding peptidyl-prolyl cis-trans isomerase: MKILKNSVLLFFITIGFNALAQKGGPPVFAVDQDTIWGAEFERVFSKNRTPSETKPSIDELQDYMDRYINFKLQIKEAYALGMDTNADYIKELAGYRKQLAQPYLTDKSVTERLISEGYERMQYEVEASNMMIAFKGDPTPKDTLEAYNRIMNWYNLIKAGKLTFEEVNRDSSNDPHCREQGGKLGYFSAFNMVYPFETAAYSTAVGDISKPFRTQFGYHIVKVTDKRKARGDLKVAHILIAVNNDTEYDKNKPRIDAIYERLKKGDKFEVLAKEFSEDYQTRDKGGELNVVKSIGRGIPDEFREVAYSLKDGQFSEPVKTDLGWHIIKRIEQKPLPEFKDVKETIKYRISRDSRSELNKEAVLNRIKRENHYELNKVNWDKYVAMLKDGDMMHNWEPTDAQKSEDVLFSIAERNYTFHDFTDYVMHNMPHTSNQDVVSFAKQRLGQYVDNQNLQYEESILETKFDDFKYLMQEYREGILIFELKNEKIWTRASEDTVGLKNYFDNHRDKYVWKDRVVTKQYDCMNKKIAKQVSRMRDQDSTDASILAAINKKDALALNIIYKTYEKGQNEKIDQLDWHTPQHKLKDKETKHITFVEIDSIMPSRPKELKETLGPVTSEYQEVLEQAWVNELKAKYAVHVFDGALEKLFSNLKN, from the coding sequence ATGAAGATACTAAAAAATAGCGTTTTATTGTTTTTCATAACCATTGGTTTTAATGCGTTAGCTCAAAAAGGTGGCCCGCCGGTTTTTGCAGTGGACCAAGATACGATTTGGGGAGCCGAGTTTGAGCGGGTTTTTAGCAAAAATAGAACTCCGTCTGAAACAAAACCGAGCATTGACGAGCTTCAAGATTACATGGATCGCTACATCAATTTTAAGCTGCAAATTAAGGAAGCGTATGCATTGGGCATGGACACCAATGCTGACTATATCAAAGAATTAGCAGGATATAGAAAACAACTTGCTCAACCGTATTTGACAGATAAAAGCGTTACGGAAAGACTTATCAGTGAAGGTTATGAAAGAATGCAATACGAGGTGGAGGCCAGCAATATGATGATTGCGTTTAAAGGCGACCCAACTCCAAAAGACACCTTAGAAGCCTACAACAGAATCATGAATTGGTATAACCTGATTAAAGCCGGGAAACTGACATTTGAGGAGGTAAACCGTGATAGCAGCAACGACCCCCATTGCAGAGAACAAGGGGGTAAACTCGGATATTTCAGTGCTTTTAACATGGTTTATCCGTTTGAAACTGCGGCATATTCGACGGCAGTTGGCGATATTAGCAAACCATTTAGAACACAGTTTGGCTATCACATTGTTAAGGTTACTGACAAAAGAAAAGCTCGCGGTGATTTGAAAGTAGCCCATATTCTAATTGCCGTGAACAACGATACTGAATATGATAAAAACAAACCCCGAATTGATGCAATATACGAGCGACTAAAAAAAGGCGACAAGTTTGAAGTATTGGCCAAAGAATTTAGTGAAGATTATCAAACCCGCGACAAAGGAGGCGAATTAAACGTTGTAAAAAGTATTGGAAGAGGCATTCCTGATGAGTTTAGAGAAGTTGCATACAGCCTGAAAGATGGGCAGTTTTCTGAACCAGTGAAAACCGATTTAGGATGGCACATTATTAAACGCATCGAGCAAAAACCATTACCTGAATTTAAAGATGTAAAAGAAACCATAAAATACAGAATTAGTCGTGACTCGAGAAGTGAACTCAATAAAGAAGCTGTCCTGAATCGTATAAAAAGAGAAAACCACTACGAATTGAACAAGGTAAATTGGGATAAATATGTTGCTATGCTAAAAGACGGCGACATGATGCACAATTGGGAACCCACCGATGCACAAAAATCAGAAGACGTATTGTTTTCTATTGCAGAAAGAAACTACACCTTTCATGACTTCACCGATTATGTGATGCACAACATGCCACATACCTCTAATCAGGATGTTGTCAGCTTTGCAAAACAACGATTGGGACAATATGTAGATAACCAAAATTTGCAATACGAAGAATCTATTTTAGAAACAAAATTCGATGACTTCAAATACCTAATGCAGGAATACAGAGAAGGTATTTTGATTTTTGAATTGAAAAATGAGAAAATATGGACTCGAGCTTCTGAAGATACGGTAGGATTAAAAAATTATTTTGACAACCACAGAGATAAATATGTTTGGAAAGATCGGGTGGTAACAAAACAATATGACTGCATGAACAAAAAGATAGCAAAACAGGTGTCCAGAATGCGAGACCAAGACTCTACCGATGCCTCCATACTTGCGGCCATCAACAAAAAGGATGCCTTAGCTCTAAACATTATTTATAAGACTTATGAAAAAGGTCAGAATGAAAAAATTGACCAATTAGACTGGCATACACCACAACATAAATTAAAAGACAAAGAAACAAAACACATCACTTTTGTAGAAATAGACAGCATAATGCCTTCAAGACCAAAAGAATTGAAAGAAACGTTGGGTCCCGTTACCAGTGAGTATCAAGAAGTTTTGGAACAAGCTTGGGTTAATGAGCTAAAGGCAAAATATGCTGTTCATGTGTTTGATGGTGCATTGGAAAAACTTTTCAGTAATTTAAAAAATTAA
- a CDS encoding peptidylprolyl isomerase, which produces MSKIIKVLLILCAFAGTARAQQNEILDEIIAKVGESIILKSDLEKSYQQLKDQYTDYEGDLRCELFHQLLTQKLLLYKAELDSIVVPDERVEYEIERRINYFAQQAGGERELEKYLQMSLVEYKAEMRKKMKEEMLIDEARNTLLKDVKVTPTDVRKFYEDIPKDSLPEFGAEVEVAQLVMIPKASEFAENYAKKTAERIRSELLLGKTDFCIAAAIYSKDDGSKNDCGNLGDFKRGQMVPEFEAAVFKLKKDSISPVIKTAYGYHIIQLIERRGDIANARHILIRPEILTADNAKVTDNLRQIRSDIEAGKISWCDAVIKYSEDEQTKGNCGFFTDPNVGSSLIGLEFLETEIARNISTMKAGQISTPLVVPQYDGTNLYRIVYLKTENPPHIANIEQDYQKISLYAEEKKKQDALESWVKEFRKEMYIWIDEKYFVCPETKSWVNKSQQN; this is translated from the coding sequence TTGAGTAAAATAATAAAAGTATTGTTGATTCTATGTGCCTTTGCCGGTACAGCACGTGCTCAGCAAAATGAAATATTGGATGAAATTATTGCCAAAGTTGGAGAAAGCATCATCCTAAAATCTGATTTAGAAAAATCGTATCAGCAATTAAAAGATCAATACACCGATTATGAAGGTGACTTGCGTTGCGAACTTTTTCATCAATTGCTTACCCAAAAACTTCTATTGTATAAAGCAGAGTTAGACAGCATTGTGGTGCCTGACGAGCGGGTGGAATATGAAATTGAACGACGTATAAACTATTTTGCACAACAAGCCGGAGGCGAACGCGAGCTTGAAAAATATTTGCAAATGAGTTTGGTGGAATACAAGGCCGAGATGCGAAAAAAAATGAAAGAAGAAATGTTGATTGATGAAGCCCGAAACACTCTGCTAAAAGACGTAAAGGTAACGCCAACTGATGTTCGCAAATTTTATGAAGATATACCCAAAGACAGTTTGCCCGAATTTGGTGCAGAAGTAGAAGTAGCCCAGTTGGTAATGATACCCAAAGCAAGCGAGTTTGCCGAGAATTATGCCAAAAAAACTGCCGAACGTATTCGCTCGGAATTGTTGTTGGGCAAAACCGATTTTTGTATTGCTGCTGCCATTTATTCTAAAGATGACGGCTCTAAAAACGACTGCGGAAACCTTGGTGATTTTAAACGAGGACAAATGGTACCCGAATTTGAAGCGGCCGTGTTTAAACTCAAAAAAGACTCCATTTCTCCGGTTATAAAAACGGCATACGGCTATCATATTATTCAACTAATAGAACGGCGGGGCGATATAGCAAATGCCCGCCACATATTGATACGACCCGAAATTTTAACGGCAGATAATGCCAAAGTTACTGACAATTTGCGTCAAATACGCAGCGACATAGAGGCCGGTAAAATAAGCTGGTGCGATGCAGTGATTAAGTATAGCGAAGATGAGCAAACCAAAGGCAATTGCGGTTTTTTTACCGACCCCAACGTGGGAAGTAGCTTAATTGGTCTTGAATTTTTGGAAACCGAAATAGCCCGAAACATCTCTACCATGAAAGCAGGACAGATTTCAACTCCATTAGTAGTTCCGCAATATGACGGAACCAATCTGTATAGAATTGTTTATTTAAAAACAGAAAACCCACCGCATATTGCCAACATAGAGCAGGATTACCAAAAAATATCGCTCTATGCCGAAGAGAAAAAGAAACAAGATGCCCTTGAAAGCTGGGTAAAAGAATTTAGAAAAGAAATGTATATCTGGATAGATGAAAAATACTTCGTGTGTCCGGAGACGAAATCGTGGGTAAATAAGAGTCAACAGAATTAG